In Pseudomonas sp. Leaf58, one DNA window encodes the following:
- a CDS encoding response regulator transcription factor, with the protein MDHPAHRILIVEDDQRLAELTAEYLQANGYEVSVEGDGARAARRIVDSQPDLVILDLMLPGEDGLSICRRVRSQYPGPILMLTARSDELDQVQGLDLGADDYVCKPVRPRLLLARIQALLRRSDAPDSKRQDLAFGALRIDNRLREARLGGQLIELTGAEFDLLWLLASNAGRVLTREQIFTALRGVGYDGQDRSIDIRISKIRPKIGDDPLQPRLIKTLRSKGYLFVGEAP; encoded by the coding sequence ATGGACCACCCCGCACACCGCATCCTCATCGTCGAAGACGACCAGCGCCTGGCCGAACTCACTGCCGAGTACCTGCAGGCCAACGGCTACGAGGTCAGTGTCGAGGGTGATGGCGCCCGCGCCGCGCGGCGCATCGTCGACAGCCAGCCCGACCTGGTCATCCTTGACCTCATGCTGCCCGGCGAGGACGGCTTGAGCATCTGCCGCCGGGTACGCAGCCAGTACCCCGGCCCAATCCTCATGCTCACTGCCCGCAGCGACGAACTCGACCAAGTCCAGGGCCTGGACCTGGGGGCTGACGACTACGTCTGCAAGCCCGTGCGCCCACGCCTGCTGCTGGCGCGCATCCAGGCCCTGCTGCGCCGCAGTGACGCGCCGGACAGCAAGCGCCAGGACCTGGCCTTTGGTGCGCTGCGCATCGACAACCGCCTGCGCGAGGCCCGCCTGGGGGGGCAATTGATCGAGCTGACCGGCGCTGAATTCGACCTGCTCTGGCTGCTGGCCAGCAACGCCGGCCGGGTGCTGACCCGCGAGCAAATCTTCACGGCGCTACGCGGCGTTGGTTACGACGGCCAGGACCGTTCCATCGACATTCGCATTTCAAAAATTCGCCCAAAGATCGGCGACGATCCGCTGCAGCCAAGGCTGATCAAGACCCTGCGCAGCAAGGGCTACCTGTTCGTCGGCGAGGCGCCATGA
- a CDS encoding ribonucleotide-diphosphate reductase subunit beta yields the protein MLSWDEFDKEDGEVAAKGNTPAQAAAAATLDKLDSAGGAAALEARSVTASDSEAVKRAKAALDALDVAEGLAELEGSSARVAVDEKRMINCRADLNQLVPFKYDWAWQKYLDGCANHWMPQEVNMTADIALWKSMDGLTEDERRIVMRNLGFFSTADSLVANNLALAVYRLITNPECRQYILRQAFEEAIHTHAYQYCIESLGMDEGEIFNMYHEIPSVAKKAAWGLKYTRAISDPEFNTGTVETDKELLRNLIAYYCVLEGIFFYCGFTQILSMGRRNKMTGVAEQFQYILRDESMHLNFGIDVINQIKIENPHLWDAAMKEEATQMILQGTQLEIEYARDTMPRGVLGMNAAMMEDYLKFIANRRLTQIGLKEEYPGTTNPFPWMSEIMDLKKEKNFFETRVIEYQTGGALSWD from the coding sequence ATGCTGAGCTGGGACGAATTCGATAAAGAAGACGGCGAAGTAGCCGCCAAAGGCAACACCCCTGCGCAAGCCGCTGCCGCTGCCACCCTCGACAAGCTCGACAGCGCTGGCGGTGCCGCCGCCCTGGAGGCCCGTTCGGTCACTGCTTCTGACTCCGAAGCTGTCAAGCGTGCCAAGGCCGCCCTCGACGCCCTTGACGTCGCTGAAGGCCTGGCCGAGCTGGAAGGCTCCTCGGCCCGCGTCGCTGTTGACGAAAAGCGCATGATCAACTGCCGTGCCGACCTCAACCAGCTGGTACCGTTCAAGTACGACTGGGCTTGGCAAAAGTACCTGGACGGTTGCGCCAACCACTGGATGCCGCAAGAGGTCAACATGACCGCCGACATCGCCCTGTGGAAGAGCATGGACGGCCTGACCGAAGACGAGCGCCGCATTGTCATGCGCAACCTCGGCTTCTTCTCCACCGCTGACTCGCTGGTTGCCAACAACCTGGCGCTGGCTGTGTACCGCCTGATCACCAACCCGGAGTGCCGCCAGTACATCCTGCGCCAGGCTTTCGAAGAGGCGATCCACACCCACGCCTACCAGTACTGCATCGAGTCGCTGGGCATGGATGAAGGCGAGATCTTCAACATGTACCACGAGATCCCGTCGGTCGCTAAAAAAGCCGCCTGGGGCCTGAAGTACACCCGCGCCATCTCCGACCCGGAATTCAACACCGGCACCGTCGAAACCGACAAAGAGCTGCTGCGCAACCTGATCGCCTACTACTGCGTACTGGAAGGCATCTTCTTCTACTGCGGCTTCACCCAGATCCTGTCGATGGGCCGCCGCAACAAGATGACCGGCGTTGCCGAGCAGTTCCAGTACATCCTGCGTGATGAGTCGATGCACCTGAACTTCGGTATCGACGTGATCAACCAGATCAAGATCGAGAACCCGCACCTGTGGGACGCGGCGATGAAGGAAGAAGCGACCCAGATGATCCTGCAAGGGACCCAGCTGGAGATCGAATACGCCCGTGACACCATGCCGCGCGGCGTGCTGGGCATGAACGCAGCGATGATGGAGGACTACCTCAAATTCATCGCCAACCGTCGCCTGACCCAGATTGGTTTGAAGGAAGAGTACCCAGGGACTACCAACCCGTTCCCTTGGATGAGCGAGATCATGGACTTGAAGAAGGAGAAAAACTTCTTTGAGACGCGTGTGATTGAGTATCAGACGGGTGGTGCACTGAGCTGGGACTGA
- a CDS encoding ATP-binding protein produces MNNSIFLRIYGGMLAVLVLVALLGVLSLHLVNEVRAAQHREGLAQGTFSLMADNLAVQNDTERKRSLLIWERLLGVPLALQPMTARTLDGGQRARLYRGLVVVEKTGPHAAQVLRKVGQEDLMLVAQVKQVSEQLARATLYLLADELVRYPVTEQQQRLEQLARDKGFGFGVALQRIERVSLDDDQRRRVEEGDTVMALAKDGDSIRVFAGLAGSPWVLEIGPLYQLNPYPPQLLILIAFLGLCLIGVVVYLLVRQLERRVSGLEIAATRIAQGSLDTRVPVADADSVGRLAAAFNGMAEHLQRSLTMQRELVRAVSHELRTPVARLRFGLEMIESATTEQARAKHLAGMDGDIQDLDKLVDEMLTYARLEQGAPALKFERVDLDALLDRVIAELAPLRADVRVVRGACQGADTEGAWVEAEPRYLHRALQNLVGNAMRHAQAEVRLSYQLGQQRCRIDVEDDGPGIPEGVWDRIFTPFTRLDDSRTRASGGHGLGLSIVRRIIYWHAGRATVGRSEALGGACFSLNWPRQQAPL; encoded by the coding sequence ATGAACAACTCGATCTTCCTGCGCATCTACGGCGGCATGTTGGCCGTGCTGGTGCTGGTGGCCCTGCTCGGCGTGCTCAGCTTGCACCTGGTCAACGAAGTGCGCGCTGCCCAGCACCGCGAGGGCCTGGCCCAGGGCACTTTCAGCCTGATGGCTGACAACCTGGCGGTGCAAAACGACACCGAGCGCAAGCGCTCGCTGTTGATCTGGGAGCGCCTGCTCGGCGTGCCGCTGGCGCTGCAACCCATGACTGCGCGCACCCTCGACGGCGGCCAGCGGGCACGCCTGTACCGTGGCCTGGTGGTGGTCGAGAAGACCGGCCCGCATGCCGCACAGGTCTTGCGCAAGGTGGGCCAAGAGGACTTGATGCTGGTGGCCCAGGTCAAGCAGGTCAGCGAGCAGTTGGCGCGGGCTACCCTGTACCTGCTAGCCGATGAGCTGGTGCGCTACCCGGTAACCGAACAGCAGCAACGCCTGGAGCAACTTGCGCGGGACAAGGGCTTTGGTTTCGGTGTTGCCCTGCAGCGTATCGAGCGGGTAAGCCTGGACGATGACCAGCGGCGTCGGGTCGAGGAAGGCGACACGGTCATGGCCCTGGCCAAGGATGGCGACTCGATCCGCGTATTCGCCGGCCTTGCGGGCTCCCCCTGGGTACTGGAGATCGGCCCGCTCTATCAGCTCAATCCGTATCCGCCGCAGTTGCTGATCCTGATCGCTTTCCTCGGCCTGTGCTTGATCGGGGTGGTGGTCTACTTGCTGGTGCGCCAGCTGGAGCGCCGCGTGTCAGGCCTGGAGATAGCCGCCACACGGATCGCCCAAGGCAGCCTGGACACCCGTGTGCCGGTCGCTGATGCCGACTCGGTGGGGCGCCTGGCCGCCGCCTTCAATGGCATGGCCGAACACTTGCAGCGCTCGCTGACTATGCAGCGTGAGCTGGTGCGGGCGGTTTCCCACGAGCTGCGCACCCCCGTGGCGCGCCTGCGCTTTGGCCTGGAGATGATCGAAAGCGCCACCACCGAGCAGGCCCGGGCCAAGCACCTGGCAGGCATGGACGGGGATATCCAGGACCTCGACAAGCTGGTCGACGAGATGCTCACCTACGCGCGCCTGGAGCAGGGTGCACCGGCCCTGAAGTTCGAGCGGGTCGACCTGGACGCCTTGCTCGACCGGGTGATCGCAGAGCTCGCACCGCTGCGTGCCGACGTGCGGGTGGTAAGGGGGGCATGCCAAGGCGCCGATACCGAGGGCGCCTGGGTCGAGGCCGAGCCGCGCTACCTGCACCGGGCCCTGCAGAACCTGGTGGGCAATGCCATGCGCCATGCCCAGGCCGAGGTACGCCTGAGCTACCAGTTGGGGCAGCAACGTTGCCGCATCGATGTGGAAGATGACGGCCCCGGGATCCCCGAGGGGGTCTGGGACCGTATCTTCACGCCGTTCACCCGCCTCGATGACAGCCGCACCCGCGCCTCCGGCGGGCATGGCCTGGGCCTATCGATCGTACGGCGCATCATCTATTGGCATGCGGGCCGGGCTACGGTGGGGCGTAGCGAAGCGCTGGGCGGGGCCTGCTTCAGCCTGAACTGGCCACGGCAGCAAGCACCGTTGTGA
- a CDS encoding 4'-phosphopantetheinyl transferase, which translates to MNTLPACCAPLQHHWPLPHPLPGAVLVSCAFDPTRLAPDDFQRAGVVPSTSLQRSVAKRQAEYLAGRVCARAALQRLDGRDYVPASHEDRSPIWPAGIRGSITHGKGWAAAVVAAEGSCQGLGLDQETLLDDQRAERLMGEILTPAELERLDRHQLGLAVTLTFSLKESLFKTLYPLTRQRFYFEHAEVLSWSAEGLARLRLLTDLSPQWRHGAELQGQFCLQDGHLLSLVSA; encoded by the coding sequence ATGAACACACTCCCCGCCTGCTGCGCCCCCCTTCAGCACCACTGGCCCCTGCCCCACCCGTTACCCGGTGCGGTGCTGGTCAGTTGCGCCTTCGACCCCACCCGCCTGGCGCCCGACGACTTCCAGCGCGCCGGCGTCGTGCCAAGCACCAGCCTGCAGCGTTCGGTGGCCAAGCGCCAGGCCGAGTACCTGGCCGGCCGCGTATGCGCGCGCGCCGCGCTGCAGCGCCTGGATGGCCGTGACTATGTGCCCGCCAGCCATGAGGACCGCTCCCCCATCTGGCCTGCGGGTATCCGCGGCTCGATCACCCACGGCAAAGGCTGGGCCGCCGCCGTGGTCGCTGCCGAAGGCAGTTGCCAGGGCTTGGGCCTGGATCAGGAAACACTGCTGGATGACCAACGAGCCGAGCGACTGATGGGCGAAATCCTCACCCCGGCAGAGCTGGAGCGCCTGGACCGCCACCAGCTTGGCCTTGCCGTCACCCTGACCTTCTCGTTGAAAGAAAGCCTGTTCAAGACCCTCTACCCACTGACACGTCAGCGCTTCTATTTCGAGCACGCCGAGGTATTGAGCTGGTCCGCCGAAGGCCTGGCCCGCCTGCGCCTGCTCACCGACCTGTCGCCACAGTGGCGGCATGGCGCCGAGCTGCAGGGCCAGTTCTGCCTGCAGGACGGGCACCTGCTAAGCCTGGTCAGCGCCTGA
- a CDS encoding ribonucleoside-diphosphate reductase subunit alpha, whose protein sequence is MQTDTTRENPQAKVPQAADANQDLAATAPGQLRVIKRNGTVVAYTDDKITVAITKAFLAVEGGTAAASSRIHDTVARLTEQVTATFKRRMPSGGTIHIEEIQDQVELALMRAGEQKVARDYVIYRDQRAKERATRSNADSVVEPHPSIRITLADGSLAPLDMARLNTIISEACEGLAEVDGDLIQRETLKNLYDGVAIKDVNTALVMTARTLVEREPNYSFVTARLLMDTLRAEGLGFLNVAESATHHEMADLYAKALPAYVEKGVEFELLNPALKGYDLERLGKAINHERDQQFTYLGLQTLYDRYFIHKDGVRFELPQVFFMRVAMGLALEEKDKEARAIEFYNLLSSFDYMASTPTLFNAGTLRPQLSSCYLTTVPDDLSGIYHAIHDNAMLSKFAGGLGNDWTPVRALGSYIKGTNGKSQGVVPFLKVVNDTAVAVNQGGKRKGAVCAYLETWHLDIEEFIELRKNTGDDRRRTHDMNTANWIPDLFMKRVFDDGKWTLFSPSEVPDLHDLTGKAFEERYEYYEALTEYNKIKVFKTIQAKDLWRKMLSMLFETGHPWLTFKDPCNLRSPQQHVGVVHSSNLCTEITLNTNKDEIAVCNLGSINLPNHIVDGKLDTTKLQRTVNTAVRMLDNVIDINYYSVPQARNSNMKHRPVGLGIMGFQDALYLQHIAYGSDAAVEFADKSMEAVSYFAIQASCDLADERGAYETFQGSLWSKGILPLDSQQILIEARGQKYIDVDLNESLDWAPVRARVQKGIRNSNIMAIAPTATIANITGVSQSIEPTYQNLYVKSNLSGEFTVINPYLVRDLKARGLWDAVMINDLKYYDGSVQQIERIPQELKDLYATAFEVETKWIVDAASRRQKWIDQAQSLNLYIAGASGKKLDVTYRMAWYRGLKTTYYLRALAATSTEKSTINTGKLNAVSSGGDSAPVQAAGPAPVPKACAIDEPDCEACQ, encoded by the coding sequence ATGCAAACCGACACAACTCGCGAGAACCCGCAGGCCAAGGTGCCGCAGGCCGCCGATGCCAATCAGGATCTGGCTGCCACCGCTCCGGGCCAACTGCGCGTGATCAAGCGTAACGGTACTGTCGTCGCCTACACCGACGACAAGATCACCGTGGCCATCACCAAGGCGTTCCTCGCAGTTGAAGGCGGCACTGCCGCTGCCTCGTCGCGCATCCACGACACCGTCGCGCGCCTGACCGAGCAGGTCACTGCCACGTTCAAGCGTCGCATGCCATCGGGTGGCACCATCCACATCGAAGAAATCCAGGACCAGGTCGAACTGGCCCTGATGCGCGCCGGCGAGCAAAAAGTCGCCCGTGACTACGTGATCTACCGTGACCAGCGCGCCAAAGAGCGCGCCACCCGCAGCAACGCCGACTCGGTAGTCGAGCCGCACCCAAGCATCCGCATCACCCTCGCCGATGGCAGCCTGGCGCCACTCGACATGGCCCGCCTGAACACCATCATCAGCGAAGCCTGCGAAGGCTTGGCCGAAGTCGATGGCGACCTGATCCAGCGCGAAACCCTGAAGAACCTGTACGACGGCGTCGCGATCAAGGACGTCAACACCGCCCTGGTGATGACCGCCCGTACCCTGGTCGAGCGCGAGCCGAACTACTCGTTCGTCACCGCCCGCCTGCTGATGGACACCCTGCGCGCCGAAGGCCTGGGCTTCCTGAACGTGGCCGAGAGCGCTACCCACCACGAAATGGCCGACCTGTACGCCAAGGCCCTGCCGGCCTACGTCGAGAAAGGCGTCGAGTTCGAGTTGCTGAACCCGGCCCTGAAAGGTTACGACCTGGAGCGCCTGGGCAAGGCCATCAACCACGAGCGCGACCAGCAGTTCACCTACCTGGGCCTGCAAACCCTGTACGACCGCTACTTCATCCACAAGGATGGCGTGCGCTTCGAGCTGCCGCAGGTGTTCTTCATGCGTGTGGCCATGGGCCTGGCGCTGGAAGAGAAAGACAAGGAAGCCCGTGCGATCGAGTTCTACAACCTGTTGTCGTCCTTCGACTACATGGCCTCGACCCCAACCCTGTTCAACGCCGGCACCCTGCGCCCGCAGCTGTCCAGCTGCTACCTGACCACCGTGCCGGACGACCTGTCGGGCATCTACCATGCGATCCACGACAACGCCATGCTGTCGAAATTCGCCGGTGGCCTGGGCAACGACTGGACCCCGGTACGTGCACTGGGCTCCTACATCAAGGGCACCAACGGCAAGTCGCAGGGCGTCGTACCCTTCCTGAAAGTGGTCAACGACACCGCCGTTGCCGTCAACCAGGGTGGCAAGCGCAAAGGCGCCGTGTGTGCCTACCTGGAAACCTGGCACCTGGACATCGAAGAGTTCATTGAGCTGCGCAAGAACACCGGTGATGACCGCCGTCGTACCCACGACATGAACACCGCCAACTGGATCCCTGACCTGTTCATGAAGCGCGTCTTCGATGACGGCAAGTGGACCCTGTTCTCGCCGTCGGAAGTGCCAGACCTGCACGACCTGACCGGCAAGGCCTTCGAAGAGCGCTACGAGTACTACGAAGCCCTGACCGAGTACAACAAGATCAAGGTGTTCAAGACCATCCAGGCCAAAGACCTGTGGCGCAAGATGCTGTCGATGCTGTTCGAGACCGGCCACCCGTGGCTGACCTTCAAGGACCCGTGCAACCTGCGTTCGCCGCAGCAGCACGTGGGCGTGGTGCACAGCTCGAACCTGTGCACCGAGATCACCCTGAACACCAATAAGGACGAGATCGCCGTCTGCAACCTGGGCTCGATCAACCTGCCGAACCACATCGTCGATGGCAAGCTGGACACCACCAAGCTGCAACGCACCGTGAACACCGCCGTGCGCATGCTCGACAACGTGATCGACATCAACTACTACTCGGTGCCACAAGCGCGCAACTCGAACATGAAGCACCGCCCTGTGGGCCTGGGCATCATGGGCTTCCAGGATGCGCTGTACCTGCAGCACATTGCTTACGGTTCCGACGCAGCCGTCGAGTTCGCCGACAAGTCGATGGAAGCGGTCAGCTACTTCGCCATCCAAGCCTCGTGTGACCTGGCTGACGAGCGCGGCGCCTACGAGACGTTCCAGGGTTCGCTGTGGTCCAAAGGCATCCTGCCACTGGATTCGCAACAGATCCTGATCGAAGCCCGCGGCCAGAAGTACATTGACGTCGACCTGAACGAAAGCCTGGACTGGGCACCGGTCCGTGCTCGTGTACAGAAGGGCATTCGTAACTCGAACATCATGGCCATTGCGCCAACCGCGACCATTGCCAACATCACTGGCGTGTCGCAGTCGATCGAGCCGACCTACCAGAACCTGTACGTGAAATCGAACCTGTCGGGCGAGTTCACCGTGATCAACCCGTACCTGGTTCGCGACCTGAAGGCCCGTGGCCTGTGGGACGCGGTCATGATCAACGACCTGAAGTACTACGACGGTTCGGTGCAGCAGATCGAGCGTATCCCGCAAGAGTTGAAAGACCTGTACGCCACCGCATTTGAAGTCGAGACCAAGTGGATCGTCGATGCCGCCTCGCGTCGCCAGAAGTGGATCGACCAGGCCCAGTCGCTGAACCTGTACATCGCCGGCGCCTCGGGCAAGAAGCTGGACGTGACCTACCGCATGGCCTGGTACCGTGGTCTGAAGACCACTTACTACCTCCGTGCCCTGGCCGCAACCAGCACCGAGAAGTCGACCATCAACACCGGCAAGCTCAACGCCGTTTCCAGCGGTGGCGACAGCGCCCCGGTCCAGGCAGCCGGCCCTGCGCCAGTGCCAAAGGCCTGCGCGATCGACGAGCCTGACTGCGAAGCCTGCCAGTAA
- a CDS encoding OprD family porin, with protein MKICHTLPFALLGAGVIAGLPGTSLAAGFVEDSKATLGLRNFYINRNFTNPSNPQSKAEEWTQSFILDARSGFTEGPVGFGVDVLGLWSVKLDGGGGTYGTALLPRHDDGKPADDYGRLAVAGKARISKTELKIGEWMPVLPILRSDDGRSLPQTFRGGQVTSSEIAGLTLYGGQFRGNSPRNDASMEDMSYGGGVSDRFNFVGGEYKFNQDRTLVGLWNAVLKDVYEQQYLQLSHSQPVGSWTLGANLGYFHGGEDGSERAGELDNKTYSGMFSAKYGGNTFWVGLQKVDGDTWMRVNGTSGGTLANDSYNSSFDNANERSWQVRHDFNFVTVGVPGLTLMNRYISGQDVHSGVVTDGKEWVRETELAYVIQSGAFKDLSVKWRNSSIRRDYSNNEFDENRLIFNYPLSLL; from the coding sequence ATGAAAATCTGCCATACCCTGCCCTTCGCCCTGCTTGGCGCCGGGGTCATCGCCGGGCTGCCAGGCACCAGCCTGGCAGCAGGTTTTGTCGAGGACAGCAAGGCCACCCTGGGGCTGCGCAACTTCTACATCAACCGCAACTTCACCAACCCCAGCAACCCGCAAAGCAAGGCTGAGGAGTGGACGCAAAGCTTCATTCTCGATGCCCGTTCGGGTTTCACCGAAGGACCGGTCGGCTTCGGTGTGGATGTACTGGGGCTGTGGTCGGTCAAGCTCGATGGTGGCGGCGGAACCTATGGCACGGCATTGCTGCCGCGCCATGATGATGGCAAACCGGCAGATGACTATGGACGACTGGCAGTGGCGGGCAAGGCGCGGATCTCCAAGACCGAGCTGAAGATTGGTGAGTGGATGCCGGTACTGCCGATTTTGCGTTCCGATGACGGGCGCTCCCTGCCACAAACGTTCCGTGGCGGGCAGGTCACTTCCAGCGAGATTGCCGGGCTGACCCTGTACGGCGGGCAGTTCCGCGGCAACAGCCCGCGCAACGACGCCAGCATGGAAGACATGAGCTACGGCGGCGGTGTGTCGGACCGCTTCAACTTCGTCGGCGGCGAGTACAAGTTCAACCAGGACCGCACCTTGGTCGGGCTGTGGAATGCGGTGCTCAAGGACGTCTACGAGCAGCAGTATCTGCAACTGAGCCACAGCCAGCCGGTCGGTAGCTGGACCCTGGGCGCCAACCTGGGCTACTTCCACGGCGGTGAAGATGGCTCCGAGCGGGCTGGCGAGCTGGACAACAAAACCTACTCGGGGATGTTCTCGGCCAAGTATGGCGGCAACACCTTCTGGGTCGGGCTGCAGAAGGTCGATGGCGATACCTGGATGCGGGTCAACGGCACCAGTGGCGGGACCTTGGCCAACGACAGCTACAACTCCAGCTTCGACAACGCCAATGAGCGCTCGTGGCAGGTACGCCACGACTTCAATTTCGTCACCGTGGGGGTGCCGGGGCTGACCTTGATGAACCGCTATATCAGCGGCCAAGACGTGCACAGCGGGGTGGTGACCGACGGCAAGGAATGGGTGCGCGAGACGGAGCTGGCGTATGTGATTCAGAGCGGGGCGTTCAAGGATTTGAGTGTGAAGTGGCGTAACTCGTCGATTCGCCGGGATTACAGCAATAACGAGTTCGATGAGAACCGGTTGATATTCAACTATCCGCTATCGCTGCTCTGA
- a CDS encoding dienelactone hydrolase family protein codes for MRALLALTLMCSAALAHAAVQTREIPYQDNDGNRLVGYYAYDDAIEGKRPGIVVVHEWWGLNDYAKRRARDLAALGYNALAIDMYGDGKHTEHPADAKAFMTAAMKDPKAAERRFDAGLELLKLQPNTNKHQLGAVGYCFGGKVVLDAARRGEKLDGVVSFHGPLLTQAPAKPGVVRADILVEHGAADTMVPEQQVSAFKEEMDAAKVNYQFVSIPGAKHGFTNPDSDRLSHGEHGGPDIAYDQAADASSWADMQAFFKKVFK; via the coding sequence ATGCGTGCACTGCTGGCCCTGACCCTGATGTGCAGCGCCGCCCTCGCCCATGCGGCGGTACAAACCCGTGAGATCCCCTACCAGGACAACGATGGCAATCGCCTGGTCGGCTACTACGCCTATGACGACGCCATCGAGGGCAAGCGCCCCGGCATTGTCGTGGTGCATGAATGGTGGGGGCTGAACGACTACGCCAAGCGCCGGGCTCGTGACCTTGCGGCGCTGGGCTACAACGCGCTGGCCATCGACATGTATGGCGATGGCAAGCATACCGAACACCCTGCCGACGCCAAGGCGTTCATGACAGCAGCCATGAAAGACCCCAAGGCAGCAGAACGGCGTTTCGATGCCGGCCTGGAGCTGCTGAAGCTGCAGCCCAATACCAACAAGCACCAGTTGGGGGCGGTGGGTTACTGCTTTGGCGGCAAGGTGGTGTTGGATGCGGCGCGACGCGGGGAGAAGCTCGATGGCGTGGTGAGTTTCCATGGCCCGCTGCTTACGCAGGCGCCGGCCAAGCCCGGCGTGGTGCGGGCCGACATTCTGGTAGAGCATGGTGCCGCAGATACCATGGTGCCCGAGCAGCAAGTGAGCGCGTTCAAGGAAGAAATGGATGCGGCCAAGGTCAACTACCAGTTCGTCAGCATTCCGGGGGCCAAGCATGGGTTTACCAACCCGGATTCTGACCGACTGAGCCATGGCGAGCATGGCGGGCCGGATATTGCCTATGACCAGGCGGCGGATGCCAGTTCGTGGGCGGATATGCAGGCGTTCTTCAAAAAAGTCTTCAAATAA
- a CDS encoding NAD(P)-dependent oxidoreductase yields MTTTPLNRLLLTGAAGGLGKVLRERLQGYAEVLRLSDISPMAPAAGPHEEVITCDLADKAAVHALVEGVDAIIHFGGVSTEHSFEDILGPNICGVFHVYEAARKHGVKRVIFASSNHTIGFYRQDQRIDAHAPRRPDSYYGLSKCYGEDVASFYFDRYGIETVSIRIGSSFPQPQNPRMLCTWLSYDDLVQLIERGLFTPDVGHTIVYGASNNRTVWWDNRHAEHLGYVPKDSSEPFRAAVEAQPAPAADDPSMVYQGGAFAVAGPFN; encoded by the coding sequence ATGACCACTACCCCCCTCAATCGCCTGCTGCTCACCGGAGCCGCAGGCGGCCTGGGCAAGGTCCTTCGCGAACGCCTGCAAGGCTACGCCGAAGTCCTGCGCCTTTCCGATATCAGCCCCATGGCACCTGCTGCGGGCCCGCATGAAGAGGTCATCACCTGCGACCTGGCGGACAAGGCTGCAGTACATGCTCTGGTCGAGGGCGTGGACGCCATCATCCACTTCGGTGGGGTGTCTACCGAGCATTCCTTTGAAGACATCCTCGGCCCCAACATCTGTGGCGTGTTCCATGTGTACGAGGCGGCGCGCAAGCACGGCGTGAAGCGGGTCATCTTCGCCAGTTCCAACCACACCATCGGCTTTTACCGCCAGGACCAACGCATAGACGCTCACGCCCCGCGCCGCCCCGACAGCTACTATGGGCTGTCCAAGTGCTACGGCGAGGATGTCGCCAGCTTCTACTTCGACCGCTACGGCATCGAGACCGTCAGCATTCGCATTGGCTCGTCGTTCCCGCAGCCACAGAACCCGCGCATGCTCTGCACCTGGCTGAGCTATGACGACCTGGTGCAACTGATCGAGCGCGGGCTGTTCACCCCCGACGTTGGCCACACCATCGTCTACGGTGCCTCCAACAACCGCACCGTGTGGTGGGACAACCGCCATGCCGAGCACCTGGGCTATGTGCCCAAGGACAGCTCGGAACCCTTCCGCGCTGCCGTGGAAGCCCAACCGGCGCCCGCCGCCGATGACCCGAGCATGGTCTATCAAGGCGGCGCTTTCGCCGTGGCCGGCCCCTTCAACTGA